A genome region from Brienomyrus brachyistius isolate T26 chromosome 23, BBRACH_0.4, whole genome shotgun sequence includes the following:
- the galnt12 gene encoding polypeptide N-acetylgalactosaminyltransferase 12, translated as MSFYWRKRRSKLILCIIGVSLLGYFIFHKNTDVELLDKRYVATRDDMEDDELVKRLVYEKPPLDVNALGEMGRAVTLDLNETEKMKEELSIKKHQINIYVSDKISLHRRLPERWNPLCKDVKYDYRNLPSTSVVIAFYNEAWSTLLRTVHSVLETSPDRLLRDIILVDDYSDQDHLKERLEVYISTLRKVRLIRARKREGLVRARLLGASIATGDVLTFLDCHCECHEGWLEPLLHRINEEPAAVVCPVIDVIDWNTFQYLGNAGEPQIGGFDWRLVFTWHPVPAYEQARRRSPTDVIRSPTMAGGLFAVSRKYFQYLGTYDTGMEVWGGENLEFSFRIWQCGGSLEIHPCSHVGHVFPKKAPYSRSKALANSVRAAEVWMDKYKELFYHRNPHARLEAYGDVTERRNLRRQLGCKDFKWFLENVYPDISVPEDKPGMFGMLKSRGLSNYCFDYNPPDDHNLAGHRVILYPCHGMGQNQFFEYTSDNELRYNTREPAGCVAVDSGDVYLTVHLCRKFGQPVPDDQKLIFRQDGSLFHTQTNMCVEAIAKVANEEPAPTLRPCSNSIHQQWFFEERS; from the exons ATGTCATTCTACTGGAGAAAGCGCCGGTCCAAGCTCATACTTTGCATAATTGGAGTTTCTCTTTTGgggtattttatttttcacaaGAACACGGATGTTGAGTTGCTAGACAAAAGATATGTCGCAACTCGTGATGACATGGAGGACGACGAATTGGTAAAAAGGCTGGTTTATGAAAAGCCTCCTCTGGACGTCAATGCCCTGGGTGAAATGGGACGAGCTGTCACACTCGACTTGAATGAAACGGAGAAAATGAAAGAAGAACTGAGTATTAAAAAACATCAGATCAACATATACGTCAGCGACAAGATATCCCTGCACCGCAGGTTACCAGAAAGGTGGAATCCGCT TTGCAAGGATGTGAAGTACGACTACCGTAACCTGCCGTCTACGTCGGTGGTGATCGCCTTCTACAACGAGGCGTGGTCGACTCTGCTGCGGACCGTACATAGTGTGCTGGAGACCTCCCCCGACAGGCTCTTGCGGGACATCATTCTCGTCGATGACTACAGTGACCAGG ACCACCTGAAGGAACGCCTGGAGGTGTACATATCTACCCTGCGTAAGGTCCGCCTGATCCGTGCGCGCAAGAGGGAAGGTCTGGTGAGAGCTCGCCTCCTGGGTGCTTCCATCGCCACGGGGGACGTGCTCACCTTCCTGGACTGCCACTGTGAGTGCCACGAGGGTTGGCTGGAGCCTCTGCTCCACAG GATCAATGAGGAGCCGGCAGCGGTGGTGTGTCCTGTGATTGACGTGATTGACTGGAACACCTTCCAGTACCTGGGCAATGCCGGGGAGCCCCAAATCGGGGGCTTTGACTGGCGGCTGGTCTTCACATGGCACCCTGTGCCGGCGTACGAGCAGGCCAGGCGTCGTTCTCCCACGGACGTGATCAG gTCCCCTACCATGGCTGGGGGGTTGTTTGCCGTCAGTAGGAAGTATTTCCAGTATTTGGGCACATATGACACTGGAATGGAGGTTTGGGGTGGAGAGAACCTGGAATTTTCCTTCAGG ATCTGGCAGTGTGGCGGCAGCCTGGAGATCCACCCCTGTTCCCACGTGGGACACGTCTTCCCCAAGAAGGCGCCGTACTCGCGCAGCAAGGCACTGGCCAATAGCGTGCGTGCCGCTGAGGTCTGGATGGATAAGTACAAGGAGCTCTTCTACCATCGCAACCCCCACGCTCGCCTG GAGGCATATGGAGATGTGACAGAGCGACGGAATCTCAGGAGGCAGCTGGGCTGCAAAGACTTCAAGTGGTTCCTGGAGAATGTGTATCCGGACATCAGCGTCCCGGAGGATAAGCCCGGGATGTTCGGGATG CTAAAGAGCAGGGGACTGTCCAACTACTGCTTTGACTACAACCCCCCAGATGACCATAATCTGGCTGGTCATCGAGTCATTCTCTACCCCTGCCATGGCATGGGGCAGAACCAA TTCTTTGAGTACACCAGTGACAATGAGCTCCGCTACAACACCCGGGAGCCCGCAGGCTGCGTCGCTGTGGACTCCGGGGATGTGTACCTCACAGTGCACCTGTGCCGCAAGTTTGGGCAGCCCGTGCCTGACGACCAGAAGCTTATCTTCAGACAG GACGGTTCCCTCTTTCACACCCAGACGAATATGTGCGTGGAAGCCATAGCTAAGGTAGCTAATGAGGAGCCTGCTCCAACCCTTCGACCCTGCTCCAACTCCATCCACCAGCAGTGGTTCTTCGAGGAGAGGTCGTAG
- the poc1bl gene encoding polypeptide N-acetylgalactosaminyltransferase 4, which produces MRLRWSRRLGLLARMGLLLSAVWLAYTLLTRSVSQVPAGDGGRRSLQEREANPATGRPADLARPIYGKADPDPSAPGEWGRATRLTLTDEEKKQEEDSLERYAINIYVSDRISLHRHIQDNRMYECRAKKYDYQHLPTTSVIIAFYNEAWSTLLRTIHSVLETTPAILLKEVILVDDFSDRAYLKSQLAEYISDLERVRLIRTNKREGLVRARLIGATYATGDVLTFLDCHCECVPGWMEPLLERIGENESTIVCPVIDTIDWNTFEYYMQTEEPMIGGFDWRLTFQWHVIPEAERRRRKSKTHPIRSPTMAGGLFAVSKAYFEFLGTYDMGMEVWGGENLELSFRVWQCGGALEIHPCSHVGHVFPKKAPYARPNFLQNTVRAAEVWMDSYKRHFYNRNPPARKAMYGDISERNVLRDRLKCNSFDWYLKNVYPDLHVPEDRLGWHGAVRSSGIHSECLDYNAPEHNPTGAHLSLFGCHGQGGNQYFEYTSKKEIRFNSVTELCAEVSDGQSQIGMKHCSQDGSLVPSNVIWEFRDDGSIYHPHSDSCVTTYRNPDGHTDVEMRKCNPGDTNQQWKFE; this is translated from the exons ATGAGGCTGCGCTGGTCACGGAGGCTGGGCCTGCTGGCGAGGATGGGCCTGCTGCTGTCGGCCGTGTGGCTGGCCTACACACTTCTGACTCGCTCCGTCTCCCAGGTCCCGGCGGGGGATGGTGGGAGGCGGAGCCTTCAGGAGCGTGAGGCCAACCCGGCCACGGGGCGGCCAGCGGATCTGGCACGCCCCATCTACGGCAAGGCCGACCCGGACCCGTCTGCGCCAGGCGAGTGGGGCAGGGCTACCCGGCTCACGCTGACCGACGAGGagaaaaagcaggaggaggactcGCTGGAGCGTTACGCCATCAACATCTACGTCAGCGACCGCATTTCCCTCCACCGGCACATCCAGGACAACAGGATGTACGA ATGCCGAGCGAAGAAATATGACTACCAGCATCTCCCCACCACGTCTGTGATCATCGCATTTTACAACGAGGCCTGGTCTACCCTGCTGAGGACCATCCACAGCGTCCTGGAGACCACGCCTGCCATCCTGCTGAAGGAGGTCATCCTGGTCGATGACTTCAGCGACCGAG CGTATCTCAAGTCCCAGCTGGCGGAGTATATCAGCGACTTGGAACGAGTGCGTCTCATCCGGACCAACAAGCGGGAGGGTCTGGTGCGGGCCCGGCTCATCGGCGCCACCTACGCCACAGGAGACGTCCTCACCTTCTTGGATTGTCATTGTGAATGTGTTCCCGGCTGGATGGAGCCTCTGCTGGAAAG AATCGGTGAAAACGAGAGCACTATCGTGTGTCCCGTGATCGACACCATCGACTGGAACACGTTCGAGTACTACATGCAGACGGAAGAGCCCATGATAGGCGGCTTTGACTGGAGGCTCACTTTCCAGTGGCACGTCATCCCCGAGGCGGAACGGCGCAGGCGCAAGTCGAAGACCCACCCCATCAG GTCTCCCACCATGGCGGGGGGCCTGTTTGCCGTGAGCAAGGCCTACTTCGAGTTCCTGGGCACCTATGACATGGGCATGGAGGTTTGGGGAGGGGAGAACCTGGAGCTATCTTTCAGG GTGTGGCAGTGCGGTGGCGCGCTGGAGATCCATCCATGCTCGCACGTGGGTCACGTCTTCCCCAAGAAGGCGCCCTACGCTCGGCCCAACTTCCTGCAGAACACGGTCCGGGCTGCCGAGGTGTGGATGGATTCCTACAAGAGGCATTTCTACAACCGGAACCCACCGGCCCGGAAG GCGATGTACGGAGATATCTCGGAGAGGAATGTCTTGCGGGACAGACTGAAGTGCAACAGCTTTGATTGGTACCTGAAGAATGTTTACCCGGACCTGCACGTCCCGGAGGACCGGCTCGGCTGGCACGGAGCC GTACGCAGCAGCGGGATCCACTCAGAGTGCCTGGATTATAATGCCCCCGAGCACAACCCCACTGGAGCTCACCTCTCTCTGTTTGGTTGCCATGGCCAAGGTGGCAACCAG tactttgaatACACCTCGAAGAAGGAAATTCGATTTAATTCAGTGACAGAGTTGTGCGCGGAGGTGTCTGATGGTCAGAGTCAGATCGGGATGAAGCACTGTTCACAGGACGGTTCGCTGGTGCCTTCAAATGTCATCTGGGAATTCCGTGAC GACGGGAGCATCTATCACCCTCACTCCGATTCCTGCGTCACCACCTACCGCAACCCGGATGGCCACACGGACGTGGAGATGAGAAAATGTAATCCAGGAGACACAAACCAGCAGTGGAAGTTTGAGTGA